Proteins found in one Apostichopus japonicus isolate 1M-3 chromosome 16, ASM3797524v1, whole genome shotgun sequence genomic segment:
- the LOC139983184 gene encoding diablo IAP-binding mitochondrial protein-like isoform X1, translated as MNLYHALKWRALLSTEGLGKIVTDHQMRPFFQRLCYTFSRKSVRRTSFSTWNIFRKRDGCLLVTLCAVPFAAPSKSTQNLMKLEEVDSDSLTHRSLLRNASSAVVTSASTLVSQSLMTMNELNTQYIKELYALVRLYHEHNAVAGQQLGTMEDDIWQEIIEARTKLDQRKRAMQEVETVLTSAILVLQAAGETAYHSGVEYSALEAKTKCQQTQEYLALLQSESRRADADLMRIQAKNIEKVSKGKEEKETGTAV; from the exons ATGAATCTCTATCATGCTCTTAAGTGGAGGGCCTTATTATCGACTGAAGGACTAGGGAAAATTGTTACAGATCATCAAATGCGGCCTTTCTTCCAAAGACTATGTTACACATTTAGTAGGAA ATCTGTGCGTAGAACTTCATTTTCCACATGGAACATTTTCAGAAAGAGAGATGGTTGTCTCCTAGTCACCTTGTGTGCCGTACCATTTGCAGCACCATCAAAATCTACCcaaaatttgatgaaacttGAG GAGGTCGACAGCGACAGCCTTACCCATCGTTCCCTCCTACGCAATGCTTCATCTGCCGTGGTAACGTCTGCCTCTACTCTAGTATCCCAGAGTCTGATGACCATGAACGAACTGAACACACAATACATCAAG GAGCTGTATGCTTTGGTTCGACTCTACCACGAACACAACGCTGTCGCCGGTCAGCAGCTCGGGACGATGGAAGACGATATATGGCAGGAGATCATCGAGGCTAGAACAAAGTTAGACCAAAGGAAGAGAGCCATGCAG GAAGTGGAAACTGTACTTACCTCTGCTATACTGGTTCTCCAGGCAGCGGGAGAGACAGCCTACCATTCAG GTGTGGAGTATTCAGCCTTGGAAGCCAAAACCAAATGTCAGCAGACTCAAGAGTATCTCGCCCTCCTTCAATCAGAGAGCAGAAGAGCCGATGCTGACCTGATGAGGATCCAAGCcaaaaacattgaaaaggtGTCGAaagggaaagaagaaaaagagaccGGGACTGCGGTTTGA
- the LOC139983184 gene encoding diablo IAP-binding mitochondrial protein-like isoform X2, whose translation MNLYHALKWRALLSTEGLGKIVTDHQMRPFFQRLCYTFSRKSVRRTSFSTWNIFRKRDGCLLVTLCAVPFAAPSKSTQNLMKLEEVDSDSLTHRSLLRNASSAVVTSASTLVSQSLMTMNELNTQYIKELYALVRLYHEHNAVAGQQLGTMEDDIWQEIIEARTKLDQRKRAMQEVETVLTSAILVLQAAGETAYHSGVEYSALEAKTKCQQTQEY comes from the exons ATGAATCTCTATCATGCTCTTAAGTGGAGGGCCTTATTATCGACTGAAGGACTAGGGAAAATTGTTACAGATCATCAAATGCGGCCTTTCTTCCAAAGACTATGTTACACATTTAGTAGGAA ATCTGTGCGTAGAACTTCATTTTCCACATGGAACATTTTCAGAAAGAGAGATGGTTGTCTCCTAGTCACCTTGTGTGCCGTACCATTTGCAGCACCATCAAAATCTACCcaaaatttgatgaaacttGAG GAGGTCGACAGCGACAGCCTTACCCATCGTTCCCTCCTACGCAATGCTTCATCTGCCGTGGTAACGTCTGCCTCTACTCTAGTATCCCAGAGTCTGATGACCATGAACGAACTGAACACACAATACATCAAG GAGCTGTATGCTTTGGTTCGACTCTACCACGAACACAACGCTGTCGCCGGTCAGCAGCTCGGGACGATGGAAGACGATATATGGCAGGAGATCATCGAGGCTAGAACAAAGTTAGACCAAAGGAAGAGAGCCATGCAG GAAGTGGAAACTGTACTTACCTCTGCTATACTGGTTCTCCAGGCAGCGGGAGAGACAGCCTACCATTCAG GTGTGGAGTATTCAGCCTTAGAAGCCAAAACCAAATGCCAGCAGACTCAAGAGTACTGA